Proteins encoded within one genomic window of Anopheles gambiae chromosome 3, idAnoGambNW_F1_1, whole genome shotgun sequence:
- the LOC1279068 gene encoding cilia- and flagella-associated protein 20, producing MFKNTFQSGFLSILYSIGSKPLQIWDKKVRNGHIKRITDQDIQSLVLEIIGTNVSTTYITCPADPKKTLGIKLPFLVMIIKNLKKYFTFEVQVLDDKNVRRRFRASNYQSTTRVKPFICTMPMRLDEGWNQIQFNLSDFTRRAYGTNYVETLRVQIHANCRIRRVYFSDRLYSEDELPAEFKLFLPIQKPQSKAIAQQAC from the exons atgttcaaaaacacTTTTCAGTCCGGTTTCCTCTCGATACTGTACAGCATAGGCAGCAAGCCGCTCCAAATTTGGGATAAAAAGGTTCGCAATGGACACATCAAGCGCATCACGGACCAGGACATACAGTCGTTGGTGCTGGAAATTATTGGCACCAACGTGAGCACCACGTACATCACCTGTCCGGCCGATCCGAAGAAGACGCTCGGCATCAAGCTTCCCTTCCTGGTGATGATAATAAAGAATCTAAAGAAGTACTTCACGTTCGAGGTGCAG GTATTGGACGATAAAAACGTTCGCCGCCGGTTTCGTGCCAGCAACTATCAGTCGACGACGCGCGTTAAACCCTTCATCTGTACCATGCCGATGCGGTTGGACGAGGGCTGGAATCAGATCCAGTTCAATCTGTCTGATTTTACCCGCCGCGCCTACGGTACCAACTACGTGGAAACGTTGCGCGTGCAGATACACGCCAACTGCCGAATACGCCGCGTGTACTTCTCCGACCGGCTGTACTCGGAGGATGAGCTGCCAGCGGAATTCAAACTGTTCCTGCCGATACAGAAGCCACAGTCGAAAGCGATTGCCCAGCAGGCCTGCTAA
- the LOC1279069 gene encoding DNA fragmentation factor subunit beta yields MFNLFAGKDKPAASGGPLQGYKVTDVERSRKYGVAADSLRMLRAKASEKFKIPECRVYLAQDGVEVTDEDYFRTLPAQILFVVAGKDTIVQTDFELMYNAIKTAHTDLLHAGELAQQFVSNNQPEISKILFNAQRGRDDLIQRSAREEHAEWFMGIDDRAVKTKEEVMKRRGQDRIRGYFYKTKDELTKCAMYRGSPMARELIDEMLELFRQLLVGFDYFSCMFDRSCQRRMELKPDTEDGGDEPDAQRIPPKRLKLLVQSSLGRGCRIEPYNVALCSERGDFRCMGVWKDERCRYASHRINPYASRENLILFQVWNLDHQVEISRSVLPSILDNVERMVSSADGGGGGAPMCKLHRRKGKNLSVITYFLELFTLSNLKLVHIVCHDKTVHELISNGTIICDRCEEYKYIKQFQRKLREKKDALL; encoded by the exons ATGTTTAACCTGTTCGCGGGCAAGGACAAACCGGCGGCCAGCGGTGGACCACTGCAGGGCTACAAGGTGACGGATGTTGAGCGGAGCCGCAAGTACGGCGTGGCCGCCGACTCACTTCGCATGCTCCGGGCGAAGGCGTCGGAAAAATTCAAG ATACCAGAATGTCGTGTGTACCTTGCCCAGGACGGCGTGGAAGTGACCGATGAGGATTACTTTCGAACGCTGCCCGCTCAGATTCTGTTCGTGGTGGCTGGCAAGGATACGATCGTGCAAACCG ATTTCGAGCTAATGTACAACGCCATCAAGACGGCCCACacggacctgctgcatgcgggCGAGCTGGCCCAACAGTTTGTCAGCAACAATCAACCGGAGATTTCGAAAATCCTCTTCAACGCCCAGCGTGGTCGGGATGATTTGATTCAGCGCAGTGCCCGGGAAGAGCACGCCGAATGGTTTATGG GAATTGACGATCGCGCGGTAAAGACAAAGGAGGAAGTGATGAAGCGGCGCGGCCAGGATCGAATTCGTGGCTATTTTTACAAAACCAAGGACGAGTTGACGAAGTGCGCGATGTACCGGGGCAGCCCGATGGCGCGTGAGCTAATCGATGAGATGCTGGAGCTGTTCCGCCAGCTGCTGGTGGGATTCGATTACTTTAGCTGCATGTTCGACCGCAGCTGCCAGCGCCGGATGGAGCTGAAGCCGGACACCGAGGACGGTGGGGACGAACCGGACGCGCAGCGGATTCCACCGAAGCGCTTGAAACTGTTGGTGCAAAGCTCGCTCGGCCGGGGCTGCCGGATCGAGCCGTACAATGTGGCGCTGTGCAGCGAGCGGGGCGACTTTCGGTGCATGGGCGTGTGGAAGGACGAGCGGTGCCGGTACGCTAGCCATCGCATCAATCCGTACGCGAGCCGGGAAAACTTGATCCTGTTTCAGGTGTGGAATCTGGACCATCAGGTCGAGATTAGCCGGAGCGTGCTGCCGTCCATACTGGACAACGTGGAGCGGATGGTGTCGAGCGCggatggcggcggcggtggcgcaCCGATGTGCAAGCTGCACCGGCGCAAGGGCAAAAACTTGTCTGTGATAACGTACTTCCTGGAGCTGTTTACGCTCAGCAATCTGAAGCTGGTGCACATCGTTTGCCACGACAAGACCGTCCACGAGCTGATCTCGAACGGGACGATCATCTGCGATCGGTGCGAGGAGTATAAGTACATTAAGCAATTTCAGCGCAAATTACGGGAGAAGAAGGACGCACTGCTGTAA
- the LOC1279070 gene encoding uncharacterized protein LOC1279070, with product MASARAFGILNNQNQANGNHHFVGKNLSSLKGSDSRSSSAFALKDLTNNKGQQRTVVHQDAKGKSIIGSQGKQLKASANSIMHKIGLTNEKAAPARKPSNSAAAFDTFSPQYAEYGWEQSNCLRDDLLEQMIDFTGVSCAIKRKPLPPITPDPLDLPDLDDVSWNEDNFRPLNDQRFSSVKPLDLPADDFPLVDIQDLEFMF from the exons ATGGCATCTGCACGAGCGTTCGGAATTCTTAACAACCAAAACCAAGCCAACGGAAATCATCACTTTGTCGGAA AGAACCTCAGCTCACTGAAAGGAAGCGATTCACGGTCCTCGTCCGCTTTCGCACTGAAAGATCTAACCAACAACAAGGGACAGCAGCGCACCGTTGTACACCAAGATGCCAAAGGCAAAAGCATCATCGGCTCACAGGGCAAGCAGCTAAAAGCAAGTGCGAACAGCATTATGCACAAGATTGGACTGACCAACGAGAAAGCTGCCCCTGCCCGCAAACCATCCAACAGTGCAGCTGCATTCGATACATTCTCGCCACAGTACGCTGAGTATGGCTGGGAGCAGTCGAACTGTCTGCGGGACGATCTGCTGGAACAGATGATTGATTTCACCGGCGTGTCGTGTGCGATCAAGCGCAAACCTTTACCCCCGATCACGCCCGATCCGCTCGATCTGCCGGATCTGGATGATGTGTCGTGGAACGAGGACAACTTCCGGCCACTGAATGATCAGCGCTTTTCGTCCGTAAAACCGTTAGATCTGCCTGCCGACGATTTTCCGCTGGTCGACATCCAGGATTTGGAGTTTATGTTTTAG